In one Diabrotica virgifera virgifera chromosome 5, PGI_DIABVI_V3a genomic region, the following are encoded:
- the LOC126885399 gene encoding uncharacterized protein LOC126885399: MVNEGIIRQSTSPWSSSVWVVPKKMDASGEQKWRVVIDYRKLNECTIDDKYPLPNISDLLDQLGKCQYFTTLDLASGFHQIEIDPKDIPKTAFSVENGHYEFTRMPFGLKNAPSTFQRVMDNILLGILNERCLVYMDDIIVYSPTIHDHIFRLTEVFKRLRNANLKIQPDKCEFLRKEVAYLGHLITQDGVKPNPSKVDCIQRFPEPKTPKDIKSFLGLAGYYRRFIPNFAKLSKPLTRLLQKDVAFNFDPDCRQAFEDLKNALISDPILIYPNFEEPFVLKTVKNRKYFIIPLPFDPETVVQHLFYIVYADQDKFDLSQIYYVENQLELPILEIFSFIFADKEIKIRICQDVIKTPEQDEIPPILDHYHRGKSNLHRGINETIRRIKEKYNWQGLTKDVENFIKNCEICQKVKICRKNLSSPLVITETPKTPFERVNIDLFEYPTRNYALTIRDELTKFTQAYPIEDKTAKSIVNNLIVFFQHYGTPLRIHCDYGREFDNTLMKDLCELYDIKLTFSSVGHPQSNGSIERFHSTLSEMIRANQAENPDEHPFNILPYAVICYNNTKNKTHGFTPYELIFGHTSFRPPEILYNEKALISKYVRDLSNRIQYFYKVARAKTERQKEKAKERFDQHVSSNPPEYKIGDKVYVKESQIKDKSQNKFNGPFEIQEIHIPRTDSSHLPPVYVNPN; the protein is encoded by the exons ATGGTCAACGAAGGAATCATCCGACAAAGTACGTCGCCCTGGTCAAGTTCTGTGTGGGTCGTCCCAAAAAAGATGGACGCCTCTGGAGAACAAAAATGGCGAGTAGTAATAGACTATCGCAAACTCAATGAATGTACCATTGACGATAAATATCCTCTTCCTAATATCTCCGATCTCTTAGACCAACTTGGAAAATGTCAATATTTCACAACTCTAGATCTGGCCTCTGGTTTTCACCAGATCGAAATCGATCCCAAAGACATTCCTAAAACAGCTTTCTCCGTGGAAAACGGACATTATGAATTTACTCGTATGCCTTTTGGACTCAAAAATGCACCGTCCACATTCCAGCGTGTCATGGACAACATTCTCCTAGGTATTTTAAACGAGCGATGTCTTGTCTACATGGACGACATCATAGTATACTCTCCTACCATTCACGACCACATTTTCCGTCTTACTGAAGTCTTCAAACGTCTTCGAAACGCTAATCTTAAAATCCAGCCTGATAAATGTGAATTTCTCAGAAAAGAGGTAGCGTACCTCGGACATCTCATTACCCAAGATGGCGTCAAGCCTAACCCTTCAAAAGTTGATTGTATCCAACGATTTCCTGAACCGAAAACACCCAAAGACATAAAATCTTTCTTAGGCCTAGCCGGTTATTATCGTCGTTTTATCCCTAATTTTGCCAAACTCTCCAAACCTCTCACTAGACTACTTCAAAAAGACGTTGCTTTCAATTTTGACCCAGATTGTAGGCAAGCTTTTGAAGATTTGAAAAACGCTTTAATTTCTGACCCGATTCTAATTTATCCAAATTTTGAGGAACCATTTGTTCT TAAAACTGTCAAAAATCGGAAATATTTTATCATTCCCCTTCCTTTTGATCCCGAAACGGTAGTACAACACTTATTCTATATCGTTTATGCAGACCAAGATAAATTTGACCTATCGCAAATCTATTACGTCGAAAATCAGCTCGAATTaccaattttagaaatattttcgtTTATCTTTGccgataaagaaataaaaatccGAATATGTCAAGATGTCATTAAAACCCCAGAACAAGACGAAATACCCCCAATATTAGATCACTATCACCGTGGTAAAAGCAATCTCCATCGAGGAATAAATGAGACTATACGAAGAATAAAAGAAAAGTACAATTGGCAAGGCCTCACAAAGGATgtagaaaattttataaaaaattgtgaAATCTGTCAAAAGGTGAAGATATGTAGAAAAAACTTAAGCAGCCCATTAGTCATTACCGAAACACCTAAAACACCATTCGAAAGAGTTAACATAGATCTTTTCGAATACCCTACTAGAAATTACGCTCTAACTATCAGAGACGAGCTCACTAAATTCACCCAAGCCTACCCCATTGAAGACAAAACGGCTAAATCAATTGTCAATAATCTTATTGTCTTTTTCCAACACTATGGCACTCCATTACGCATACACTGTGACTATGGACGTGAATTCGACAATACTTTAATGAAAGATCTTTGTGAATTATACGACATAAAATTAACCTTCTCAAGTGTAGGCCACCCACAATCTAACGGTTCTATCGAAAGATTTCACTCAACCCTAAGTGAAATGATAAGAGCCAATCAAGCTGAAAATCCCGATGAACATCCGTTCAATATTCTACCTTATGCAGTTATTTGTTATAATAACACTAAAAATAAAACCCATGGATTTACACCTTACGAATTGATTTTTGGACATACTTCTTTTAGACCACCCGAAATACTTTACAATGAAAAAGCCCTTATATCAAAATACGTTAGGGACTTAAGTAAtcgtatacaatatttttataaagtGGCACGAGCCAAGACCGAAAGACAAAAAGAAAAAGCTAAAGAGAGATTCGATCAGCACGTGTCATCAAACCCTCCAGAATATAAAATAGGTGATAAAGTTTACGTCAAAGAATCGCAGATTAAAGACAAATCCCAAAATAAATTTAATGGCCCTTTCGAAATACAAGAAATCCAC ATTCCTCGGACTGATTCCAGTCATCTACCCCCAGTATACGTTAACCCCAATTAA